From the genome of Vitis riparia cultivar Riparia Gloire de Montpellier isolate 1030 chromosome 2, EGFV_Vit.rip_1.0, whole genome shotgun sequence:
TCTCTTTTGGGTCCTCCTCTGTTGGGCAAGAACGCTTACCTTCTTTCACTGTGTGTGGGCCTTTTATAGTGTCAGGAGCTCTGTCTcttttaatggtgggaagactttttggcttgtcatgatggTGCTGAGGTGGTggcagagccatcattgtccTACAGGCGACTGTCAGAATtgtggagggatgacttgtcgtCATCCCTATCTTTTCTCTCTACAGGCGGCAGGGTGTAGGCTGTGATAGGTTGCTTGAAGTGACTCAGGAGGGTCCCGTCAAACATGCTTCTAGTAGTGTAGACAATGATGGCTTGTGTTTCGCGACCAAGACTTTTGGTTAAGACGCTAGCACTGGGTCCAGACAAGATGTCCGAATAAGAGAGTGGGGTCATCCGGATGACGAGTTTAAGAATGTCGTATACCCCCCTGAGAGAGTCCGAACAGAGAGTTGATGTGCCACGTGTCCCATGGAAGAATGCTCTGCGGGGTTGCCACGTGGGCGTTTGGGGGTGGTCCCGACATTAGAGGAGAGAATTTTAAGTTCAgtcttatttatctttttcttttgaaccAAACACAAGGAGTGTagataaattacataaaaagagaaatagaaaaggaaaaaaattataaatattttcggTTTGCACTCCCTTTTATGTTGGCTtcgtttttttcctttttcttttttctttttattttttaagaaaaaatatattgataaaaaatatataaaatacttcttattttttttattttatatgctttcTTAGCATATTGGAATCAGTGGCAGGTGCTAGCTTTTGATCGCAAAATCAAAGGTAGTGATGAAGGCTTTTGGGATGATTATCATAAAATCCCATGCTTGTACAACATTAGGAATACTCAGAATTAACAAACGCAAActcaagaaaatgaaggaaagtgaaagaaagttTTTCCAAGACATGCATTCCCATCATCTCTCCATCACCACAGGAGTATCCTCAGAGTTAGCACCAGACTTAGACACCACGTTGACAAGAAAATCAAAGACATCAGTAGCAATAACCGCAGAGGCAACATCTTCCTTGTGAAGTGTCCTCCTCTTTCCCTGCAGTGTCACCTTCCACGACCTCTGAGTTAACTCCTCTATGAACAGCTCACAGGCCTTTGAGAAAATAATCGGAGCCTCCCCAGATATCATCTTCACATCCTCCCCAGACCTCTTCATGATCTTCTTGATCCTGGCCAAGGGCAACAAGTGTGGCCCAGTTCTCCCTGACATCCCACCATTCAATATTCCTGAATACGTCCCTGCTTGTCTCATACtttccttcactttctctcAGTGAAAGAAAGAATTGAAGCTCATGGATTGGTGGGTTGGAGGGTTTTGTAAGCTGTTACAAGAGATTATGAGGCATGTGAACGCTAAGAGAAGATTGTGTGGCCGGCCAGGCCTGCTAAGGCCGGCCGAAAATGTgaatatataatcatatttttgttttacttttgtaGAGCCATACCTTACAATAGGAAAATGGACTTTCGTACCATCCAACAAACAGAAATAAGGTTGCCTTGTCGCCCATTTATCATATAATATAAGGTTGCACTCAGTTGGGGAATCGAATCCCAGACCTAGTTATTGCCACCCTTATGTTTGACTTGACCCTTAGGCTAAAGCCGACATCTTTTATAATTGACAAACTTTACATATGTTTTAGAGATTGCCCCGAACTAAAATCCCAACTGTGCCACTAATTGTAATTGTGTCATTTGTAATATAAGATGGTCTTATGTATTAATAAACTTAATACGTACTCTTAATCATACgtaatttgttataaaataccCTTTATTATTACGACCAAATGATAAAAATGCTCGGGTCATAATGTTAATAGTGAATTGAGCAACAATATTTAGCTGATATTAACAAATCCCATTCatatgaaaacaataatattaatCAAAGATGTTAAGAAACCCTAGCTAGCTATTCCTTCTAATGTATTGAACCCAATATCGCTTTCACGTGTGATATGTATTTTACAAAAGGCACACCAGCACTTTTGAAATGTCGCatccaaaattattaattaatcaataatggacaaattaacaaatatctaaGCTTATAACGTACATAAGATTAGAGTAATGATCTGTTTGGCATCATCAAAAGTGGTTGTTTGAGATTTGGTCCAACTTCGATTATGAAAATAATGTGATTGATCAGTCagtatttttgaaatatagaaGTGGGGGTTGGTCGAGATACTGTCTATGATTAATACACAAAAAAGCATGGTCAGAACCTTATGGATTGGTTAGAA
Proteins encoded in this window:
- the LOC117905738 gene encoding nuclear transcription factor Y subunit C-3-like, with amino-acid sequence MRQAGTYSGILNGGMSGRTGPHLLPLARIKKIMKRSGEDVKMISGEAPIIFSKACELFIEELTQRSWKVTLQGKRRTLHKEDVASAVIATDVFDFLVNVVSKSGANSEDTPVVMER